One region of Deltaproteobacteria bacterium genomic DNA includes:
- a CDS encoding homoserine dehydrogenase — protein MTDSKNPRRVGIGLLGSGVVGEAIQDILFQGVNEQLELRKIYTRNPGGKKWFAERRDLFTDKAEAVLDDPNVDIVIEALGFQSAAQLPVFRDYFMRAFRNGKSVVTSDKAVLARYGKEIWAAAAKSGQQLRFEACVGGGIPVIRSLSESFAVEQPEAIFGIVNGTCNYILSQMEKSGKAYAEALQEAQAKGYAETNPAADVNGSDAEAKLLLLALVAFGLQLTPGKVWRKGIEEIHAVDFRYAQRMGGTIKQLSVARRRGSAVQIFVAPALVQRENFLAGIDGATNAICFAGKSSSGGRGERDCDYTLVGPGAGGGPTAVAVLGDVCELARGERRFFGVPSLIAPGALKLQSENEIDGSFYVRFVVKDRAGIVGDIGQTFGRIGVNIAEIWQLRHSEEEVRLLIQTYRLKQRPEQILPFVMTLESATLKQMRRALDSIRNRDYMLVDPVWFPIWGAK, from the coding sequence ATGACTGATTCGAAGAACCCGCGAAGAGTCGGCATCGGTTTGCTCGGTTCCGGTGTGGTCGGTGAAGCGATCCAAGACATCCTCTTTCAAGGCGTCAACGAACAACTCGAATTACGTAAGATTTACACACGCAATCCCGGGGGCAAGAAGTGGTTCGCCGAGCGCCGCGATTTGTTCACCGACAAGGCCGAGGCGGTGCTCGACGACCCCAACGTGGACATCGTCATCGAAGCCTTGGGCTTTCAATCAGCCGCACAGCTGCCGGTTTTCCGCGACTATTTTATGCGCGCTTTCCGCAACGGCAAATCCGTAGTCACTTCCGACAAGGCCGTGCTGGCGCGTTATGGCAAAGAAATTTGGGCGGCAGCGGCCAAGAGCGGCCAACAGCTTCGTTTCGAGGCCTGCGTCGGCGGTGGCATCCCGGTCATTCGCTCGCTCAGCGAAAGCTTTGCCGTCGAGCAGCCGGAGGCGATCTTCGGCATCGTCAACGGCACCTGCAATTATATTCTGTCGCAAATGGAGAAGAGCGGCAAAGCCTATGCTGAAGCTTTGCAAGAAGCCCAGGCGAAAGGTTACGCCGAAACCAATCCGGCCGCGGATGTGAACGGCAGCGATGCCGAAGCCAAGTTGTTGCTGCTGGCTCTGGTCGCTTTCGGTTTGCAGCTGACTCCCGGAAAAGTCTGGCGCAAAGGCATCGAAGAGATACACGCGGTGGACTTTCGCTATGCCCAGCGGATGGGCGGAACCATTAAGCAATTATCGGTGGCGCGCCGCCGAGGCAGCGCGGTGCAGATCTTCGTCGCGCCGGCGCTGGTGCAGCGTGAGAATTTTCTCGCCGGCATCGACGGCGCCACCAACGCCATCTGTTTTGCCGGCAAGAGCAGCAGCGGCGGACGCGGCGAGCGCGATTGCGATTACACTTTAGTTGGACCGGGCGCGGGCGGCGGGCCGACAGCGGTGGCGGTGCTGGGCGATGTCTGCGAGCTGGCGCGCGGCGAGCGCAGGTTCTTCGGCGTGCCGAGTCTAATTGCGCCCGGCGCGCTTAAGCTCCAGTCGGAAAATGAGATCGACGGCTCTTTTTATGTGCGATTCGTCGTCAAAGACCGCGCCGGTATTGTCGGCGATATCGGCCAAACCTTCGGCCGTATCGGCGTGAACATCGCCGAGATCTGGCAGCTGCGCCATAGCGAAGAAGAAGTCCGTTTGTTGATACAGACCTACCGCCTCAAACAGAGGCCAGAGCAAATTTTGCCCTTCGTAATGACGCTGGAAAGCGCCACTCTGAAGCAAATGCGCAGGGCTCTGGATTCCATCCGCAATCGCGATTATATGCTAGTGGACCCGGTGTGGTTTCCAATCTGGGGCGCGAAGTAG
- a CDS encoding alanine transaminase — translation MEFQRIKRLPPYVFSIIDGMKMEARHRGEDIVDFGMGNPDLPTPPHVVAKLVEAAAKPANHRYSVSRGIYKLRCAITDWYKRRYEVRLDPDSEAIVTIGAKEGLSHLAWATIDPGDVVLCPSPTYPIHQYAVVLAGGDLRCLPLTTSEAFFGHLEEAVKQTWPKPKMLVISFPHNPTTQVVELDFFERVVKAAKEHEFIVVHDLAYADLTFDGYQAPSFLQVPGAKDIGVELFSLSKSYNMPGWRVGFCVGNKEIVHALARIKSYLDYGIFQPVQIAAIQALNGPQDCVEDIRLMYQKRRDSLIDGLDRAGWHIEKPKGTMFVWAEIPPAAKKMGSVEFSKYLLKEAQVAVSPGIGFGQYGDEHVRFALIENEHRTKQAVRNIKRALGKLLD, via the coding sequence GTGGAGTTTCAGCGTATTAAGCGGCTGCCGCCTTATGTCTTTAGCATCATCGACGGCATGAAGATGGAAGCCCGTCATCGCGGCGAGGACATCGTCGACTTTGGCATGGGCAATCCGGACTTGCCAACGCCACCGCATGTTGTGGCCAAGCTCGTCGAGGCCGCAGCGAAACCGGCAAACCACCGCTATTCCGTTTCGCGTGGCATCTATAAATTGCGCTGCGCCATCACCGATTGGTACAAGCGGCGCTACGAGGTCAGGCTCGATCCCGACAGCGAAGCGATCGTTACCATCGGTGCCAAAGAGGGTCTCTCCCATTTGGCATGGGCCACCATCGATCCCGGCGATGTGGTGTTGTGCCCGAGCCCGACCTACCCGATCCATCAGTATGCGGTCGTCCTTGCTGGCGGCGACCTGCGCTGTTTGCCGTTGACGACGAGTGAGGCTTTTTTTGGCCATCTTGAAGAAGCGGTCAAGCAGACCTGGCCCAAACCAAAAATGCTCGTGATCAGTTTCCCACATAACCCGACCACCCAAGTCGTCGAGTTGGATTTTTTTGAGCGCGTGGTGAAGGCAGCCAAAGAACACGAGTTTATTGTCGTGCATGATCTGGCCTACGCCGACCTGACGTTCGACGGTTATCAAGCGCCGAGCTTCCTGCAAGTGCCGGGCGCGAAAGATATCGGCGTGGAGCTTTTCTCGCTGTCAAAAAGCTACAACATGCCCGGCTGGCGCGTCGGGTTTTGCGTCGGCAACAAAGAGATCGTCCACGCTTTGGCGCGCATCAAGAGCTATCTCGACTACGGCATTTTTCAGCCGGTGCAGATCGCCGCTATTCAGGCTTTGAATGGGCCGCAGGACTGCGTCGAAGATATTCGTCTGATGTATCAGAAGCGGCGCGACTCGTTGATCGACGGCCTCGATCGCGCCGGATGGCATATCGAAAAACCCAAAGGCACGATGTTTGTTTGGGCGGAGATTCCCCCAGCTGCTAAGAAGATGGGCTCGGTGGAGTTCTCCAAATACCTGCTCAAAGAAGCCCAGGTGGCAGTGTCTCCCGGCATCGGCTTCGGCCAGTACGGCGACGAGCATGTGCGCTTCGCTTTGATCGAGAACGAGCACCGCACCAAGCAGGCGGTGCGCAATATCAAACGCGCTCTGGGCAAGCTGCTCGATTAG